CTGCAcctgcgacgcgcgcgacgggtCAAACACAAACACGCTCACTGGAAGCTGGTCTTCCTAGGTGAGCCAAACCAcgcaccttgcgcacgcCATCGTACAGCGTCCATATTGTCTTTCCTGTGAATGATGACACCTCTTCACCGATCGTGATCCCCGGAAGAGGGCCGCCGCCTTTGGCCAACGCCGAGGAGATCTGGCGGAAGTAGTCCATAGCACGCTCCACGCCGTGTTCGGGAAAGTGGAGGTGTCCCCTGACTTTGGCCATGACCGACGCGGTGCATGGCGAGACGCTGGTGGGCGTGCcggaggaggagctgctgcaggagctTCCTCTGGAGCAGTCAGACCTGCTACCGCTGAATGCAttggtcgagcgcgtgtcGAACAATGCGTACCAGACCCTGCAGAGTCTGAGCGATACCTTGCCTTCCTTGTCGAACGACGCGAAGAAGGCCAAGGTGTTTGCTACCGCAATggacctgcgcaagcagTTTATCAAGTTGCTGGTACTTGTGCGCTGGTCCAAGGATGTTGAGCTGCTGAACAAGACGCGGAATATCATTGCGCTCCTGGTCGACCAGCAGTGGGCGCACGAAGACGTCTTCTCGGGGTTGACGCAGGTGCGCAAGATCCTGCCGAATGCCCGCATTTgcgacgcggacctcgTCACTGCTATTGACGTGATTCGCACAGGGACGTACCAACGCCTTCCGGCGTCCATCCGCGACAGCACCGTGCCGAGAGTACCCATGTCCAACCCACAGGTCCTTGACGTGCTCCGTGCGCTTGACCAGGTGCTCACCGTGCGGCTTACATGCAGCGAAGTCGTGCCGAGAGAtctgcgcctgcagcgcatcgccgacggTAAGGCGTACTTTGAGGCACCAGGCTTGTATGACGCATGCCTCACCACTAGTGGGCCcaacgacgacgaccgctGGTGGCTGCTCGACTTTCACTTTACCGACTCGGCGACGGATGGCGATGAGGACCTTTCTGCGCTGCTCACCGCACCGTACCTCGATAATGTGTTTGCATCTGCCGAGGCGATTCTCGCACCAAAAGACGAGCTGGAGGAAGAGCCTGCATTTATCCGACTGCACAGCTTCCTGGAGCAGCAGGCACTCCAGCGCCAACTGCATATCCTAAACTaccagctgcagcgcgtcgcacgaCTTCATTGGGGCGGAAATGTGCGGTTCGGACTGGACTTGACGTCCCATACAATGACCGTGCAATACTGGGTGGTgcacagcgcctcgccgagcgctcaGGAACGCACCAAATCACTGCACAAGGGCATTTTGCAAGGGCGGCTCAAACTTCGTCTGTACACGGAGCCGCTCACTGGCTCGAAAAAGGTCCTTTCGGAATTGCTCTCGGGCAGCAAGGCAGACCAAGGCAAGAGCGCTATCGTGGTCGACTGGGACGTGGACGAGGCCATTCGCAAGGCAACTAGCGACCTTCCTGAGCTCGCTCTGGACCAGCTCGATATCGAGGCACTGATCCTTGCTGCGATCGACCGCCATTCGCTCGCCTTGATGAAGCTCTTTCAACAAGACATCGTCGCTCATCCGGGCTTGGGTGCGGGAAACGCTGCTTTCTGTctgctgcgctcgcactCTCAAACAGGCTTTGGGCCTAGACACTCGCTAGAACTGTTTATTACGGATACTGTTCGCGTCATGCTATACGTCTCGACCATAACAGGCCGTATCGGCATCAAGTCGCTGGATCCCAACCAGGGCACTGGCGACGAGCTGAAACTTTCGCTCAGCGAGACGCAAAACTCGGCACTGCAACGTATGGCCGACCAAATCACGGCCAACACAGCGGTACTCGTGGAAACGCTCCTCAACTTCCGTTTGCAAAGTCTTGCCAAAGAACTCGAGCTTCAAGCGTCTTGGCTGGGACTTGCACACCTTTCCACTATTGCTTTGCGTCCGGGCGAGCTGGACAAGATTGGGTTGCCCAACGGATACCCACTCCTGTATCTCCCATTGGGTATCCTGCCCACCTACTACATGTTCATTTACTTTATTCCCGGCCAGCCCATTGCCATGGCACTCGTCTCAGTGATGGCTGTGGTTGAAGCCGGAAAGTCGATGCAGGTCATCAGTTCCGTCAAGTGGATTGATCGTGCGCAGTTGACCTCAATCACCATCTCCGGCCAAACCCTGCTGAATGCTCCTTCCAAGACATGGCTGGACACCTCGACTCCACGCTACGACCTCACTTCCGAAGAGCTGCAACTTGCGTACAACTACTGTATCGCAACTGTAGCGTACTCGCATCTTGAGGAACAGCTTCGGTTGAAGCTTATACCCTTCCTGCTCGTGGGCGCCACGACGAACACTGCGGCACCGCCGACCAGCAATGATGACCCGCTTTTACCCAGCTTGTGTGTCAGCGCAGCAGAACTCATGGCACCCTTTGCTTTGCTCGCAGGGCCCAACATCTCTTTGCAAATCTGTCACTGGTGGCTTCCAGAGAAGCGGCGAGTGGAAATCTCGTGCAAGGTCAAGCTTGAAGCTGATATTGATGCAGAGGACACGGTGGTGTACAAGGACGTCACGCTGAACTGCAAAACAGGGCTCTTGCAATTCACTTCGCGTGATCTTGCCTCTAGCATCTCATTATTCCAACAACGTTGGGAACAGGTCGCACGTATGTGCACTCTGATCAATGCTATTGCACAATACCGGTCGGACACCGACTTCTCTGTCTCTTTGTCGCAAATCAGCGAGCAACGGGTAGTGATGGTGTATGGATCAGAAAAGCGAAAACTTCCTCTGAATGTCACTGTGACGTTCCACAACATGGGGGATGGACTTACAGCAAGCCGATTTGGGCTTTTGTTCGGTATCTCTGCCGGGCAGAAAGGGTCTACTCAACCACTTAATCCTCACCAACATCTTGCCACGATTTTGGAGCACAAGCTAAATACGATTGCCGATTCTCCGGTGAACTTCTGGAAGGGCTTCATCCATGTGTGTACTTGGAAATGATCTCACTAACACAGATGCTGGACTGCACTCTTCCTATCCTCAACTTGCTGTCACCCTATTTTGAGCAATCGACGACCAATCCTGACTGCCCTGAAGTGGACGTCCAAGACGTGAACTGGTATCGCGTCCGTTTCTTGAACAAGTGAGTACTCATACCTTCATTGCAACAGGGACTAACACATTATAGCTACGCCCTTGACCTGCGCCTGATGACAGGGGGGAATCTACTCTTAGTGGATGCTTCTCAAGCCAAGCCAGACTCCGAGTCTAAACAAGAGGCATCGAAACAAACTGACAAAAATACTGACACGGTTGCACCAACTTTCGCAGCCTTGCCGTCGCTCAACAGCCTATGGGACAAAGTCTCGGACTCCAAAGCCATTGCCCAGACACGTGCCCCGAGCGGTTCGCCCCAGCCTATTGTCACTTCCATGAGTCAGGCACAAAAGGCTGTTCCGAAATTATTAAATCAAATAATTTCTGGGCTTTCATCATAGATAAATAAATGCAAATATTTATTACCAAAGGTCTAGTATATGGAAAACAAATATTCACATGAATATATCAGGAATAAATATATTAACAAGTCCAATATAAAATTTCTAAAAATGAAATACAATCAGTATTTATATGAACACATATATATTATAAAACGATATTATATCAAAGAAGATATAATAAATTAATATATGAAATAAATAAATAAAGTTCATTAAAATCTTTCATTTTTTATAGATTTTAATGTTTTTCATACTTTATTAAATCATTTACATACTTAATGATTATTTTATAAAATCAATTTACACAAATTTTAAATTATAAGTAAAGTTTTATCATTACTTAAACATGCTTAACGACTTTCGCAGGAATTCCAATAGCCACAGTATTTTCAGGAATATCCTTTGTGACAACACTGCCAGCTCCCTTTTTATTAGTTTTCAATAATTTATTACTCACAATTGTAACATTTTTGCCGATGGTGACGCCGGCCCTGCGGTTAGTTCACTGATGCACACACGCACATGATCGTTGCGTTGCCCCCACTAGTTTGTCAGCCAATTCCAATGACGTACATCCAACAGTTTTCCCCGATCTTAATCGGCAAAGCACGCTCCAAGACCGATTTGCGCTCAGCAGGGTTGACGGAGTGGGTACCACCATAGAGGTGCACACTGCATAGTTAGTACCTGCCGAATATGTAGTCGATGCTGTACATACTTCGGACCAAACAGCACACCGTCACCGATGATCACCTCCGCACAGTCAAGGATGGTGGCATTGAAGTTGCAGTAGAACGAGCCCTCGAACTTAACATTGCAACCATAGTCCCTGTTCGTGTTAGGAATCTGAAACAAAATGAGGCAACATACAACCACAGCGGGGGCTCCACTTCAATCTTCGCCTCATGGCCATCCTTCAGGTGGAAAATCTTGGCGAGTAAATCACGGCGATCACTGCCCGTAACCTCTAGCTTCGGCTCAGCACCATCAGGGAAGTTGGCCGGCGGGGTGTTATTATAAGCATACAGAAGCTTGCGAACGGCAATACGCATCTCAACAAGTTCCTTATCCAAAGGATTGTACGCGAGGCCCTTCAACATCTGAACGCATGAGCTTCCCGAGCGCGCACCTTTTCCCTTTCCGTCATGTTCGGAAACTGGTCAGCATACTGCTTGTCGAGTTGAGCATAAAGGTCCTCTACGGTCATAGCGAATGATTGTCTTTATCAAAATTGGGTATTCCGATGCCAAGCTTTATCAAAGCACGTCCTCGTCACGCGTGCACACGTGTA
This window of the Malassezia japonica chromosome 4, complete sequence genome carries:
- the RGR1 gene encoding mediator complex subunit (COG:K; EggNog:ENOG503NWTA; TransMembrane:1 (o544-567i)), with protein sequence MTDAVHGETLVGVPEEELLQELPLEQSDLLPLNALVERVSNNAYQTLQSLSDTLPSLSNDAKKAKVFATAMDLRKQFIKLLVLVRWSKDVELLNKTRNIIALLVDQQWAHEDVFSGLTQVRKILPNARICDADLVTAIDVIRTGTYQRLPASIRDSTVPRVPMSNPQVLDVLRALDQVLTVRLTCSEVVPRDLRLQRIADGKAYFEAPGLYDACLTTSGPNDDDRWWLLDFHFTDSATDGDEDLSALLTAPYLDNVFASAEAILAPKDELEEEPAFIRLHSFLEQQALQRQLHILNYQLQRVARLHWGGNVRFGLDLTSHTMTVQYWVVHSASPSAQERTKSLHKGILQGRLKLRLYTEPLTGSKKVLSELLSGSKADQGKSAIVVDWDVDEAIRKATSDLPELALDQLDIEALILAAIDRHSLALMKLFQQDIVAHPGLGRIGIKSLDPNQGTGDELKLSLSETQNSALQRMADQITANTAVLVETLLNFRLQSLAKELELQASWLGLAHLSTIALRPGELDKIGLPNGYPLLYLPLGILPTYYMFIYFIPGQPIAMALVSVMAVVEAGKSMQVISSVKWIDRAQLTSITISGQTLLNAPSKTWLDTSTPRYDLTSEELQLAYNYCIATVAFG
- a CDS encoding uncharacterized protein (COG:E; EggNog:ENOG503NVKP); translation: MRIAVRKLLYAYNNTPPANFPDGAEPKLEVTGSDRRDLLAKIFHLKDGHEAKIEVEPPLWLDYGCNVKFEGSFYCNFNATILDCAEVIIGDGVLFGPNVHLYGGTHSVNPAERKSVLERALPIKIGENCWMAGVTIGKNVTI